The stretch of DNA CTGGCTCGAGGAGACGCTGTCGAAGCACTCGAACCGCACCCCGGAGCAGGTCAACAACGACATCGAGCGCGACAAGATCATGTCCGCCGAAGAGGCGCTCGAGTACGGCCTGATCGACCAGGTCCTCACGAGCCGCAAGAACCTGCCGGCGCTCGTCAAGTAGCCCAGCACGCGCGAAGGCCCCGCACCGATCGGTGCGGGGCCTTCGTCGTGTCCGCTCGGACGGGCATCCCCGGCCGGGAGGCGCGGTGCCGGTCCGGTGGGACGCCGTCAGTCCTCGTCGTGGTCGTCGGTCGCCGGTGTGCCCGTGCGGCGTCGGAGCAGCAGCAGGACGGCCACGACGACACCGGCGAGCACGATGCCGCCGGCGCCGATGAACAGGGCGTCGGTCGCGCTCGAGTCGCCGCCGGTGTCACCGGCTGCGGCGTCGGGTGCGCCGGACCCCGCGCCTGACGCCGCGCCGGACCCCGAGCCGCCCCCGTTGCCGGTCGTGCAGGTCGCCGGCTCCGCCGTGCCGCGGTCGGGGGAGAAGCCCGTCGGCGCCTTCCACGTGAAGTCGTACCGGTCGGAGACGGTGTGGCCGTCGGCGGACACGATCTGCCACTCGACCTCGTACTTCCCCGACTCGCCGAGCGCCGCCTTCGTGGTCATCGAGGGGCCGTCCACGGAGACGCAGCCGTCCTCGTGGTACCGCCCGTCCGGTCCGATGACCCGGAAGGCGAAGCCCGAGTCCGACCCGCCGATCGCCAGCAGCCGGTCGTTCGTGGTGATGTCGAAGCGGTCCGGCAGCTCGGTCAGCGTCCCAC from Curtobacterium sp. SGAir0471 encodes:
- a CDS encoding copper resistance CopC family protein, which produces MAWRPVAAAAATLAVAGGAVLGLAAPASAHNYLVSSTPAVGGTLTELPDRFDITTNDRLLAIGGSDSGFAFRVIGPDGRYHEDGCVSVDGPSMTTKAALGESGKYEVEWQIVSADGHTVSDRYDFTWKAPTGFSPDRGTAEPATCTTGNGGGSGSGAASGAGSGAPDAAAGDTGGDSSATDALFIGAGGIVLAGVVVAVLLLLRRRTGTPATDDHDED